The genomic interval CTAATGGCGATAAATCACAAGGCAACCAAGGAAACATTGGAACAACCTATGATTATTGGTCAATTAAAATTGATGCTAACGGAATTGCACAAACCGATAAGCGATTTGGAGGCACAGCCGATGATTATGCGAAAGCAGTGATTCAAAATGCCGATCGATCATTCGTAATTGGTGGATGGTCTACATCGGGACTCAATGGTGATAAATCACAAGCTAGTCAAGGAAGTATTGATTACTGGATAACAAAAGTAACAGGTGCCATTTCAATTTCAACAGCTGCAGTAAGCGGACCTAAATGTGCCGGAACTAGTTTTTCAGTTAATTTCACAGCTATTGGAACTTTCGCAAGTGGAAATATCTTTACTGCACAATTGAGTGATGCTATAGGTAGCTTCGCCTCTCCAACAACCATCGGAACCCTAAGCAGTACAACCAGTAGCTCAATACTAGTAAGTTTGCCATCTAATCTAACAGCTTCTTCTAATTACCAAATTCAAGTTATCAGCAGTAATCCACTTGCACAAGATATTTATCCTTGCGCTGCATTTCAAATTGACGCCCCCATTGCCTATTATCTAGATGCTGATAACGACACATATGGAAACGGAGCTGCAACGATGTCGTGCACACCAATTGCCGGCTGGGTTACCAACAATAACGATTGCAACGACAACGACCCTTTAGTAAATAGTTTACCCTCGGGCAATGACGGAGTACATGTATTGAGTTTAAACTGTGAAGGAAGCTCTGGTAACTTATTTGCTTGCTTTCCTATGAGTCAAGCAACATCTTACCAATGGATATTAAGTTCCGGATTAAGTTCTGCATTTATTAATAACATTACAACAGATACAAGTATAGCTATTACTATTGCTATTGGTGCTTCAAATGACAGCATCGGAGTTGCAGGAAAAAACAGCTGCGGATTAAGCGATACACTCTATGCACCTATATCTATTCTAGCTTTGCCTGGTGCTGCAGGAAACATTTCTGGTACTGCATTAGTTTCTTCTTGCACTAATCAGTTAGGAATTCCGTATAGTATTTCTCCGATTACGAATGCCGACAATTATATTTGGACATTGCCCTCTACTGCATTAATAAATGGTAATGCTGACACTAATGCAATTATTGTTGACTACACCGCTTATGGATTTTCAGGTACTATATCAGTATACGCCACAAATGTTTGTGGTACTGGTCCGTCAGCAAATTTGGCAATAACCTATGAAAATATTCCTTCGTTAGAGCTATGCTATATTACCGTTGATACAATTTCACAAAAGGGATTATTGTGGTGGCAAAAACCAAGTGCTGCACAAAGTGATAGTATAGTAATAATGCGAAAAAATAAAATCACCGGTATTTTTGAAAAGATTGCAACTGTTAAAGATACAGTACCTACTTCCTATCTTGATAATTCCTCAAATCCAGGCTCAATTGCTGGTGAGAGCTACCAAATGGCTATCAAAGACACCTGTGGAAATGTTGGAAGTTTTAGTAGTGTTGTAACTCATAAAACTATTTATTTAAATGGATTATTAGGTTGGTCAAATTATCCAAAACTATATTGGACAGCTTACGAAGGAATTAGTGACACAGCAAGATATTACCGTATTATGCGTGATGTAACAGGCAACGGTCCCTTTATTGCAATTGATAGTGTTGCTTATAATGCTACACTAAATTACACTGATACGTCTGCATCAGCTCCAAGTTGCCTTACTTGTCGATATAGAATTGATATGGTGTATGAAACGAATTGCAGCCCAACTGAACGAATTTTATTAAATAAAAACACTTCCCATTCAAACATTAAAAATAAAACTGCAATGCCATTCGATAGTACATTACTTTCTTCAAATGTTATACGAGATTACACCATAAAATACACTTTGCAACCTAACCCAACTAATGAAAATTGCACACTCAATATTTTACAAAATATAGAGGATTGCAGCATTAGTATTCTTTCAATTTTAGGTGAAGAGTTATGGAAATACAATCAAGATGAAGTGGCTTCATCAAGCAAAATTAACCTTCCACTTAGCGAGTTTTCACGTGGTACTTATTTAGTAAAAATCAGAAGCAAAAATGTAGTAGTCGTTCAAAAATTAATACGGAATTAATAAAGCTTTTCGAAAAAAACCGATTCAACCTATTGAATCGGTTTTTTTTTATAGCTCGTTTAAAAAAATACTTAGTTTTGATTAAACAAAAACTCTATCAGTACAAATCTGTTTTATTGTTTTTGTTGTTGTAATAACCTAACATGCTATCAAGAAAAAACTACTCAAAATCAATGAGTCAAAAGTATTTTCATTTAGTTTTTCTTTTTGCTTGCTTTCCTTTGTTGTTAAGTGCACAACACTACAATTTACAAAAGTTTAAGGAAAAAGACAATCTTGCTGGATTAACTATTAACGACATAATAAAGGACCATCAAAATAAAATATGGATTGCAACTCAAGAAGGAGGAGTTAGCATTTTTAATGGTCGAGAATTTACAAATTATTCAACAAAAGAAGGCTTAATCAGCAACGATACAAAAACACTTTGTGAAGATGATCAAGGAAATATTTGGATAGGTACCATTCGAGGTTTGTCTGTTTTTGACGGAAAAAAAATGAATCATATTAAAGCTTATGGGCTTGATACTGTTGAAATCCGTTCAATTTTTAAAGACACAAAAAACAACCTGTACTTTGCTACCATGGGGAATGGTTGGATTAAATACGATGGAAAAAAGTACCTTCAATATACCACCAAAAACGGACTTCCTACTGACTATATTTTATGCACATCTGAAGATAAAAGTGGTAATTTATGGCTAGGTACCTATCATGAAGGTGTCTGTAAAATTAACCCGCAATCAATAACTACCAACACTGTAACTTACAAGCAATTTAAGTCAGAATTCAGCGGCTCAGGCAGTGTCTACTGTATAAAACAAGATAGCAAAAAAAATATATGGTTTGGAACCACCAATTCTGGAGTATATTATTTAGATCCTAAAGAAAAAATAAACCACCTTGAATTAGCCGGTGATTACAATACAGCAATAATTTCAAAAATTGTTGAGGATGCAATGGGTGTATTATGGTTTGCTACTGAATTTGGATTGGTAAAATATAACCATCATACACTTAAATATTACGAAGAAAAGCAAGGACTTTCAGGAAATTACCTAACTGCAATAGCTATTGATCATGAAAATAACTTATGGATTGGAACCACTGGTCAAGGTGTTTGTATATTTAAAAATGAAGCATTTCTTAATTTTAGTGTGATGGATGGCTTGCCGAATAAAGAGGTAACTTGCCTGTATCAATATAAAACCAACATTACTTTCATTGGCACCGTTGCTGGGCTAGCTTATTATAACGGTGAAGATATTATTCAACTTAATACTATTGAACAACTTAAAAATCGGACCATTCGCTGTATTACCAAATATGCAGACAATATTTGGATTGGAACTGATTACGGTATTGTAATAATTACGAAAGAAGAATCGAATTTTAAATTTAAAAAAACGCTTGAAACTCTTGATGGAAAGGACCTTGGAAATATTTATGGTTTAGCAGTCGGAAAAGATGGTGCAATATGGATTGCAACAAGTCAAAATGGATTATTTTACTACACTCCTGACAAAACAATCCACTATACCGCACCTGAACATTTGATAAATAATGACATCTATACGCTTTACATAGATGAATTTTTTCAATTGTGGATTGGTTATCTATCCGGAGGTGCATCTGTATTTGATGGAGAAAAATTTGTCCATTTTAATTCGGAAAATCAACTCGGGAATAAAACAATTTTATGCATCACTAGAAATAAGAACGGACAAGTATTTTTTGGAACCGCAGAAAATGGACTCTACCTCAAAAACGAGGATAAATTTTACAACATAACTAAAAACGATGGCTTAAGTTCGGATGTTGTTACTTCTGCTATAATTGATTCTTACAACCCAAATGAAGTTTGGTTAGGAACTATGAAAGGCCTTAACAAATTAAGTTTAACACAATCCTTGGGTGTTAAAAGTATAAAAACTTATACCGAAAAAAATGGACTTTTTGGAGATGCGCTTAGTGAAAATACGATCCTTCTTGACTCCCAAAAAAATATTTGGATTGGTGGTTCTGAAGGATTTTCAATATTTAATCCAACGCTCGAAAGAGTAAATTTAGTGCCTCCTCATTTAAACCTAAATGGCATTCGATTGTATTATCAAAAAGTAGATTGGAAAAAATACACAGAGGAAGTAGATGAAAAAACCGGCATCCCAAAAAAACTTGAACTGAATTATAAAAACAATCACTTAACCTTCGATTTTCAGGCCTTCAGCCTCGATAAAGGAATTATGTATTCATACATGCTCGAAGGATTTGACAACGATTGGTCACCTTTAAGCGCAGCTACTGAAGCAATTTATTCTAATATTCCTTCCGGTAAATCCTATGTGTTTAAAGTGAAGGCAATTAACGGTGATGGAATTTGGAGCAAAAACAACATCGAATTTTCGTTTGTTATTGAATCACCAATTTGGCAACGTTGGTGGTTTATCGCGCTCTGCATTGTAAGCTTGATAGTTGGAATATTCTTATACATCAATTGGAGAACTGCAAAACTTGCCAAAGAAAAAAAATTGCTAGAAGATACCGTTGCCGAGCGTACGCTAGAATTGAAAGATACCAACGATCAATTGTCGGATGCCTTTAAAGATATTAAAGACAGTATAAACTACGCACAAAAGATTCAACAATCCATTTTACCGGTTCAATCAAAAATTAGTGCTGCTTTTCCTGAATCTTTTATTTTATTCAAACCTCGCGACATTGTTAGTGGCGACTTTTATTGGTTTGGCTCAGTATCAAAAGAAGGAAATACATTTCACATTATAGCTGCTGCCGATTGCACAGGACATGGCGTTCCCGGCGCTTTCATGAGCATGGTAGGAAATACTATATTAAATGAAATAGTTATTACCAAACACATCATTGATCCTTCTGAAATTTTATCACAACTGCACCATGGGGTTCGCACAGCTTTGCAACAAAGCGAAAACGAGAGTCGCGATGGTATGGATATATGCCTGTGTTGTATCAATACCATAAGTCGTGAAGTGCGCTATGCCGGTGCCTTTAATCCACTTTGGATTTTACGTAGCTCTGCTGAAATAGAAATTATTAAAGCAACTAAATCTGCTATTGGCGGATTCACACCCGACGACCAGCTTTTTGAATCACATACGCTTCAATTGCAAAAAGGTGAATCATTGTACTTGTTTACCGATGGCTATGCCGATCAATTTGGTGGTGAGCAAGGGAAAAAATTAACCGCTAAAAAATTTCGTGAAGCCATTCTCCTAAACAAAGAAAAAACCATGCACGAACAAGGTTTTTTCTTAGAAAATTATCTCGATATCTGGAAAGGAAAGGAATTTCAGGTGGACGATATTTTGGTGATCGGGGTAAGAGTATAAATCTAGGCTATACCTTTATCTCTTCTTCATTTCCATTTATAAAATGATACTCGGTAAAGTGATACGAATTTACGGGTTTCACTTTCACCCAACGCTTGTATTTTCTCCACCACTTATAGCGTATAGAAAATAATCCCTTAGTAAAATAAGCAGCTAAATACGGGTGAGCATTTAAGGTAACTTCCTTTTCGTTTTGATCTTTAATGATGTAGCGCAGGTTGTTTTCAATTTCATCACTCAATAAAATACTCGCTGCTATTTCTCCGGTTCCATTGCATGTTGGGCATTTTTCAACCGTAATCACATTCATTTCCGGACGTACCCGTTGTCTTGTAATCTGCACAACACCAAATTTACTTGGAGGTAAAATATTGTGTTTAGCACGATCGCTTTTCATTTCCTCCTTCAGCTTATCGTATAACAATTTGCGATTAGCCGGAACGTGTAAATCAATAAAATCTATTACAATAATTCCACCCATATCGCGCAAACGCAACTGACGCGCAACTTCTACAGCTGCGTCCAAATTTACTTCAAGTGCATTGGCTTCCTGATTGTTCTCGGCGCGATTACGATGTCCACTATTTACATCAATCACATGCATGGCTTCGGTATGCTCAACAATAAGGTAAGCTCCCGATTTCATGGTAACAGTTTTACCAAACGAACCCTTAATCTGCTTGTCAACACCGTAAGCATCAAAAATAGGCTCGTTGCCTTTGTGCAACTTCAGTATTTTTTCCTTATCGGGAGAAATAGTAATGAGGTAATTTTTTATTTCCTCAAACATATCTTCACTGTTTACAACAATGCTGTTAAAACTTGGATTAAGAATGTCGCGCAAAATTGCAGAGGTTCTGTCGATTTCGCCTAGTACTTTTTTAGGAGGATTGGAATTTTTTAATTCGGCATAACATAAGTCCCATTTGCTAATCAAATCATTCATGTCGGCTTCAATCTCGGCCACTTTTTTATTCTCAGCTACTGTACGAATGATTACACCAAAATTTTTGGGCTTTATACCCATAATCAATTTTTTCAGGCGATCTTTTTCTTCGGCTCCTTTAATTTTTTGTGACACAGAAACACGATCGCTGAAAGGAACCAAAACTATATATCGTCCTGCAAGTGATATTTCACAACTAATTCTGGGACCTTTGGTGCTGATAGGTTCTTTGGCAATTTGCACCATGATATGTTGATTACTCGAGAGTACTTGAGTAATTTTTCCTCCTTTATCAATATCCTGTTCGAGGGTAAAATGATTGAGTAAACTTTCGCGTTGTTTACCACTTGCAATACGTTTACTATAACTCATTAACGAGTTAAATTGTGGTCCTAAATCCAGATAATGCAAAAATGCATCCTTCTCGTAGCCCACATCCACAAAGGCTGCATTGAGCCCGGGCATTACTTTTTTTATTTTTCCTAAATAGATATCACCTACCGAAAAGTTGTTATTTCTCTTTTCTCTATGAAGTTCGATTAATCGTTTGTCGTTGAGTAGGGCAATAACAACTTCTGTGGCAGTTGAATCAATTATTAATTCGTTGTTCACAAAAGTTATTTTTAAATAAATACACGTTCCCCACGACTGATTTTTCAGCCACAGGGAACCTATTAATTCAGAAAGAATTAAGGAATTACACTGCTATGAAAAACTTGTTCTTCCCTTTATATTAGAGGCAAAACCAAGAACAATTACAGTATAATTTTAAAACTATTTCTTCTTTTTATGTCTGTTTTTACGAAGACGCTTCTTACGCTTATGCGTTGAAATTTTATGTCTTTTTCTTTTTTTTCCGCTTGGCATTGTAGTTCGTTTTTAACTGTTTTTTAACTGATTTATGTACTCTGTAACTTCTGCTGAAATAGCTGCGTCGTTACTTAATTTTTTAAATTTTTCTAATGCTTCAATCGCCTTGTCCTTTTTGCCCATACTTGCATAGGTTTGTCCTAAATACAAATATGCCTCGGTAAACTCCGGTTTCATTTGAAGTATTCGTTCAAACCGTTCTATTGCTTTGTCGTATTGTCCCGATTGAACTGCAAATAATCCCAGGTTGAGTTGGGCATTTATGTGCGTTGAATCTTTTGATACAACTTCTCTCAAGAGCATTATTCCTTTCATTGGCTCTCCTGAACTTTCAACATAACAAATTCCCAAGTTTACTTTGGTATCCAAATTTGTTGAATCAAGTTCAAGCGCTTTGTTGTAGGATTCAATTGCATTATCAATAAAATAATGCCTTGCTTCATCCTTTGCAAAACGAGAGGCCTTGTAAAAAAACTCCCCTGCTTTATTCCAGCTGGTAAAAGTTGGCAGTAGCGTTGCTCCCTTTTTTAGGTAGAAAGCAGCGATTCCTGGTTGACTATTACTTAACCAAAATTGGGAAAGTGAGTCGTTTACATTCTTTAAAGCTTCAAGCTTTGCAAGCTGTAACTTTGCAGCTTCCGGCAATGTAGCCTTAATAGAATCTATAAAAATAGCTATTGAAAAGTCAACATGCTGTGGGCTTTCCGATTTCTTTGTACTTTCGGGAGCACCGGTTTTACGGGCAAATAATAAAAGAACGAGTAGTGCAATTGCTCCTAATATTGCTGTTAATTGAGCTTTAGAAGGAGTTTTCATTAAAATTATTTTACTGTTTTCTTAATTTTCTCGCTAAATGTTTTAGCCGGTTTAAAGGCAGGTACATTGTGAGCCGGAATAATTATAGAAGTATTTTTTAGTATGTTTCTTCCAGTTTTTTCAGCTCTTTTTTTGATGATAAAAGAACCAAATCCTCTTAAATATACGTTGTTTCCTTTGGTTAATGAACCTTTAACCGATTTCATAAAGGTTTCTACTGTAGCTTGTACGGCAACTTTTTCTATCCCTGTCTTTTCTGCAATTTCTGCAACAATATCAGCTTTTGTCATTGATGTGTGTAATTTATATTTAGTTATTATTTAGATTATTACGCTTTTACTTTTTTAATTTGGGGCTGCAAATATAGAATTTTAAAATACAACACCAAAAATGAACCAGTTGTTTTTTATTCTGTTTCATAGTGTTACGCATTAATTATGGATTTTACATATCGTCTACTTCATTGGTACAGCCTCAATAAACGTGATTTGCCATGGAGAGCAACTCAAAATGCTTATCATATATGGCTATCAGAAATTATTTTACAACAAACCCGTGTTGCTCAAGGTTTGCCTTATTATTTGCGCTTTGTGGAGCAGTTTCCTGATGTAGTTTCATTGGCAAAGGCAGATGAAAGCAGTATTTTAAAGCTTTGGCAAGGCTTAGGCTATTATTCACGTGCTCGAAATTTGCATGCTGCTGCCAAAGAAATACAAACATTGCATAAAGGAGTATTTCCAAAAGATTACGATAAAATAAGAGCACTTAAGGGAATTGGTGATTATACTGCAGCCGCAATCGCATCTTTCGCTTTTAATAAATCGTACGCTGTAGTCGACGGAAATGTGTACCGCGTGCTTTCACGTGTTTTTGGAATTGAAACACCTATTGATTCAACTAGTGGTAAAAAAGAATTCGCACAACTGGCACAAGAATTATTGCCAATAAAAAATGTAGCAGCGTATAACCAAGCCATCATGGAATTTGGAGCAGTACAATGTGTGCCTGCAAATCCCCATTGTGATTCGTGCTGTTTAAACGACATATGCATTGCAAATAAAAGCAATAGCGTAAAACAGCTTCCTGTGAAAGCAAAAAAAACGAAACAACGACATCGCTATTTCAATTATTTACTACTTGAACACAAGAATAAAATCATTCTACACAAACGTGGTTCAGGCGATATTTGGCAAGGATTATATGAGTTCCCACTAATCGAAACTCAAAAGGCTGTTTCCGAAAAACAACTCCTTCAAAGTGCCGATTTTAAACAAATTCTTTGTCAAACTAAATTTACACTTACACGCGTTTCATCAACAACTAAACATATTCTCAGTCATCAAATTTTGCATGCACGGTTTTATCATTTCACTTTACAGAACAAACTTCCATTATCTTCAAAAAAGAAATATATTGTTGTAAAAATAGAAGACATTAATAAACATGCTTTGCCAAGGTTGATTGATCGCTATATTACTACAATTGATTAATTCAAATTCCATATTGTTTTATTGCTATTCTTATGAAGAATGCACTAAAAAAGAAGATTCAAATGAAAAGTATTTTCAATTTAGAACGAAAAACATTCCTAAAGCACTGAACGCATTGAAAGGTGATTCGATGACCTAAATTTATTGATAAAAGCAGCTTTGCGGTTAATTTTATTGAGTAATAATCACTTCTTCACAAAAAAACTCCCCACTGCAGCTAGCAATGGGGAGTTTTAGCAGTAATTATTTCTTATTATAAAGTTCCTCTTTTCTCTTGTTCTCGTTCAATGGACTCAAATAAAGCTTTGAAATTTCCTGCTCCAAAACCCTTTGCCCCCATGCGTTGAATGATTTCGAAAAATAATGTAGGACGATCTTCGAGTGGCTTTGTAAAAATCTGAAGTAAATATCCATCCTCATCTGCATCTACTAAAATAGCTAGCTTTTCAATTACACTCATATCCTCCTTCATCATACTCATGTGCTTCCCTAAACGATTCGGAATTTCTTCATAGTAAGCATGTGGTGGTGCCGATAAAAATTCAACTCCTCTTGCTCTAAGTTCCATTACTGTCTTTATAATATCGTCGGTGGCAATAGCCATATGTTGCACACCCGATCCTTCATAAAAATCAATATATTCTTCAATCTGAGATTTCTTCTTTCCTTTGGCCGGTTCATTAATTGGAAATTTAATTCTGCCATTTCCATTACTCATCACCTTACTCATTAAAGCTGAGTATTCAGTGGTTATTTGTTTGTCGTCAAACGATAAAAAATTCACAAATCCCATTACTTCTTCATACCATTTTACCCATTGGTTCATTTCTCCCCAACCTACATTACCGACCATGTGATCAATAAATTTTAAGCCAACTGGAGTTGGATTATAATCTGACTTCCACGTTTGATATCCAGGTAAAAAAGTTCCTTTATAATTCTTACGTTCAACGAACATATGAACTGTTTCACCATAAGTGTAAATTCCTGATCGAACAACTTCACCATGCTCATCCTTTTCAACTGTTGGTTCCATAAAAGGCTTTGCACCACGTTTTACTGTTTCTTCAAACGATTTTTTAGCATCTTCCACCCAAAGTGCAATAATCTTTACCCCATCTCCATGCTTTGTTAAATGCTGATTAATCGGCGAAGTAGAGTTAAGTGGAGTAGTAAGTACAATGCGTATTTTATCTTGTGCTAACACATACGAAGCATAGTCTTTACACCCTGTTTCAAGTCCTTTGTAAGCATACGATTGAAATCCAAATGCTGTCTTATAAAAATGCGCTGCTTGCTTTGCGTTGCCAACATAAAGCTCAACGTAGTCAGTACCTAGCAAAGGCAAAAAGTCTTGTGCTCCTTCAAAAATTTTTTCTAAACCGTATTCAACATTTTTTATTTCTGTTGCCATTATTTCTTTTAATTTATGTGTTTAAATTCCTGTAAAACAACCGTTAACCTAAGGATTATTTATTACTTATTCTACCCAACTTTTATAATATGCCCCATCATCTATTCTCACGGCTTCTTCAGTTACCATTAAAGGTCTGAATGTATCAACCATTACAGCTAATTCTTGAGTTTCCTTTTGACCAATACTTCGCTCCATTGCTCCCGGTGCCGGTCCATGTGGAATTCCCTTTGGATGCAAAGTAATGTGGCCTTGCTCAATATTGTTTCTACTCATAAAATCCCCATCCACATAATACAACACCTCATCACTATCAATATTGCTATGGTTATAAGGTGCAGGAATCGCCAAAGGATGATAATCGTACAATCGTGGACAAAATGAACAAACTACAAAAGTAGAAGTCTCAAAAGTTTGATGTACCGGCGGTGGCAAATGAACTCTACCGGTTAATGGTTCAAAATTATGAATGCTGAACCCAAATGGAAAATTATAACCATCCCAACCAATAACATCAAAAGGATGCGTAGCGTAAACCACATCATGTAGTCTGTTTTCTTTTTTAATCTTTATCAAAAAGTCTCCCTTTTCATCATAAGTTTCTATCACTTTTGGAAGTTTAAAATCTCGCTCACAAAAAGGTGAATGTTCTAACAATTGACCGCTGCTACTTTTGTACCTTTTTGGGGTATAAAACGGTGCATACGATTCAACGTAAAATAAACGATTTTCAGTGGTTTCAAACTCAATTTGATAAATCATTCCTCTTGGAATTATCAAGTAATCGCCATATTCAAAGGGTATATTTCCCATAAAGGTGCGCAAAGTTCCTTTTCCTTTATGAATAAAAATTAGCTCATCAGCATCTGCATTTTTATAAAAGTAGTTGCGCATTGATTCCTTAGGAGCAGCCAAACCAATAGTACAATCGGCGTTTACCAGCACTGCTTTACGACTTTCCAAAAAATCATTAACTGGCAGTATGTTGAAGCCTTTTAAAAGTAGCGCTTTTATATTTTTATCGATAGCAATTTTTGGACTAACATCAACCGATTGAAGTATTTCTTTTACCTGTGTAGGTCGCT from Bacteroidota bacterium carries:
- a CDS encoding integration host factor subunit beta, with product MTKADIVAEIAEKTGIEKVAVQATVETFMKSVKGSLTKGNNVYLRGFGSFIIKKRAEKTGRNILKNTSIIIPAHNVPAFKPAKTFSEKIKKTVK
- a CDS encoding Rne/Rng family ribonuclease, which codes for MNNELIIDSTATEVVIALLNDKRLIELHREKRNNNFSVGDIYLGKIKKVMPGLNAAFVDVGYEKDAFLHYLDLGPQFNSLMSYSKRIASGKQRESLLNHFTLEQDIDKGGKITQVLSSNQHIMVQIAKEPISTKGPRISCEISLAGRYIVLVPFSDRVSVSQKIKGAEEKDRLKKLIMGIKPKNFGVIIRTVAENKKVAEIEADMNDLISKWDLCYAELKNSNPPKKVLGEIDRTSAILRDILNPSFNSIVVNSEDMFEEIKNYLITISPDKEKILKLHKGNEPIFDAYGVDKQIKGSFGKTVTMKSGAYLIVEHTEAMHVIDVNSGHRNRAENNQEANALEVNLDAAVEVARQLRLRDMGGIIVIDFIDLHVPANRKLLYDKLKEEMKSDRAKHNILPPSKFGVVQITRQRVRPEMNVITVEKCPTCNGTGEIAASILLSDEIENNLRYIIKDQNEKEVTLNAHPYLAAYFTKGLFSIRYKWWRKYKRWVKVKPVNSYHFTEYHFINGNEEEIKV
- the mutY gene encoding A/G-specific adenine glycosylase → MDFTYRLLHWYSLNKRDLPWRATQNAYHIWLSEIILQQTRVAQGLPYYLRFVEQFPDVVSLAKADESSILKLWQGLGYYSRARNLHAAAKEIQTLHKGVFPKDYDKIRALKGIGDYTAAAIASFAFNKSYAVVDGNVYRVLSRVFGIETPIDSTSGKKEFAQLAQELLPIKNVAAYNQAIMEFGAVQCVPANPHCDSCCLNDICIANKSNSVKQLPVKAKKTKQRHRYFNYLLLEHKNKIILHKRGSGDIWQGLYEFPLIETQKAVSEKQLLQSADFKQILCQTKFTLTRVSSTTKHILSHQILHARFYHFTLQNKLPLSSKKKYIVVKIEDINKHALPRLIDRYITTID
- a CDS encoding T9SS type A sorting domain-containing protein, with protein sequence MKLKFSFVALLLLLITTTNAQLIKQWDFRYGGSAIDEFHDIIKTSDGGYLVCGYSESGISGDKSQASRGSGDFWILKINAAGVKQWDKRFGGTNYDELFEAQETFDGGFILGGWSNSGIGGDKSQASQGAGDYWIVKTDALGNLQFDKTFGGSFEDYLQSIKQTSDSGFILAGRSNSGISGDKTQANRGTIGSGWDYWVVKINKLGVKQWDKTYGGTADDQLFAVHQTNDGGYILGGYSDSPISGEKSQNTQGLEDYWMIKTDASGNLQWDKTFGGTSVDQLQTILPTSDGGYLLGGGSASGANGDKSQGSRGNFDYWLVKTSSTGTKQWDKRFGGASADNLFDLIEASEGGYLLCGASSSDANGDKSQGNQGNIGTTYDYWSIKIDANGIAQTDKRFGGTADDYAKAVIQNADRSFVIGGWSTSGLNGDKSQASQGSIDYWITKVTGAISISTAAVSGPKCAGTSFSVNFTAIGTFASGNIFTAQLSDAIGSFASPTTIGTLSSTTSSSILVSLPSNLTASSNYQIQVISSNPLAQDIYPCAAFQIDAPIAYYLDADNDTYGNGAATMSCTPIAGWVTNNNDCNDNDPLVNSLPSGNDGVHVLSLNCEGSSGNLFACFPMSQATSYQWILSSGLSSAFINNITTDTSIAITIAIGASNDSIGVAGKNSCGLSDTLYAPISILALPGAAGNISGTALVSSCTNQLGIPYSISPITNADNYIWTLPSTALINGNADTNAIIVDYTAYGFSGTISVYATNVCGTGPSANLAITYENIPSLELCYITVDTISQKGLLWWQKPSAAQSDSIVIMRKNKITGIFEKIATVKDTVPTSYLDNSSNPGSIAGESYQMAIKDTCGNVGSFSSVVTHKTIYLNGLLGWSNYPKLYWTAYEGISDTARYYRIMRDVTGNGPFIAIDSVAYNATLNYTDTSASAPSCLTCRYRIDMVYETNCSPTERILLNKNTSHSNIKNKTAMPFDSTLLSSNVIRDYTIKYTLQPNPTNENCTLNILQNIEDCSISILSILGEELWKYNQDEVASSSKINLPLSEFSRGTYLVKIRSKNVVVVQKLIRN
- a CDS encoding SpoIIE family protein phosphatase, which codes for MSQKYFHLVFLFACFPLLLSAQHYNLQKFKEKDNLAGLTINDIIKDHQNKIWIATQEGGVSIFNGREFTNYSTKEGLISNDTKTLCEDDQGNIWIGTIRGLSVFDGKKMNHIKAYGLDTVEIRSIFKDTKNNLYFATMGNGWIKYDGKKYLQYTTKNGLPTDYILCTSEDKSGNLWLGTYHEGVCKINPQSITTNTVTYKQFKSEFSGSGSVYCIKQDSKKNIWFGTTNSGVYYLDPKEKINHLELAGDYNTAIISKIVEDAMGVLWFATEFGLVKYNHHTLKYYEEKQGLSGNYLTAIAIDHENNLWIGTTGQGVCIFKNEAFLNFSVMDGLPNKEVTCLYQYKTNITFIGTVAGLAYYNGEDIIQLNTIEQLKNRTIRCITKYADNIWIGTDYGIVIITKEESNFKFKKTLETLDGKDLGNIYGLAVGKDGAIWIATSQNGLFYYTPDKTIHYTAPEHLINNDIYTLYIDEFFQLWIGYLSGGASVFDGEKFVHFNSENQLGNKTILCITRNKNGQVFFGTAENGLYLKNEDKFYNITKNDGLSSDVVTSAIIDSYNPNEVWLGTMKGLNKLSLTQSLGVKSIKTYTEKNGLFGDALSENTILLDSQKNIWIGGSEGFSIFNPTLERVNLVPPHLNLNGIRLYYQKVDWKKYTEEVDEKTGIPKKLELNYKNNHLTFDFQAFSLDKGIMYSYMLEGFDNDWSPLSAATEAIYSNIPSGKSYVFKVKAINGDGIWSKNNIEFSFVIESPIWQRWWFIALCIVSLIVGIFLYINWRTAKLAKEKKLLEDTVAERTLELKDTNDQLSDAFKDIKDSINYAQKIQQSILPVQSKISAAFPESFILFKPRDIVSGDFYWFGSVSKEGNTFHIIAAADCTGHGVPGAFMSMVGNTILNEIVITKHIIDPSEILSQLHHGVRTALQQSENESRDGMDICLCCINTISREVRYAGAFNPLWILRSSAEIEIIKATKSAIGGFTPDDQLFESHTLQLQKGESLYLFTDGYADQFGGEQGKKLTAKKFREAILLNKEKTMHEQGFFLENYLDIWKGKEFQVDDILVIGVRV
- a CDS encoding tetratricopeptide repeat protein, with the translated sequence MKTPSKAQLTAILGAIALLVLLLFARKTGAPESTKKSESPQHVDFSIAIFIDSIKATLPEAAKLQLAKLEALKNVNDSLSQFWLSNSQPGIAAFYLKKGATLLPTFTSWNKAGEFFYKASRFAKDEARHYFIDNAIESYNKALELDSTNLDTKVNLGICYVESSGEPMKGIMLLREVVSKDSTHINAQLNLGLFAVQSGQYDKAIERFERILQMKPEFTEAYLYLGQTYASMGKKDKAIEALEKFKKLSNDAAISAEVTEYINQLKNS